Proteins encoded by one window of Acinonyx jubatus isolate Ajub_Pintada_27869175 chromosome X, VMU_Ajub_asm_v1.0, whole genome shotgun sequence:
- the USP27X gene encoding ubiquitin carboxyl-terminal hydrolase 27: MCKDYVYDRDIEQIAKEEQGEALKLQASTSTEVSHQQCSMPGLGEKYPTWETTKPELELLGHNPRRRRITSSFTIGLRGLINLGNTCFMNCIVQALTHTPILRDFFLSDRHRCEMPSPELCLVCEMSSLFRELYSGNPSPHVPYKLLHLVWIHARHLAGYRQQDAHEFLIAALDVLHRHCKGDDAGKAANNPNHCNCIIDQIFTGGLQSDVTCQACHGVSTTIDPCWDISLDLPGSCTSFWPMSPGRESSVNGESHIPGITTLTDCLRRFTRPEHLGSSAKIKCGSCQSYQESTKQLTMNKLPVVACFHFKRFEHSAKQRRKITTYISFPLELDMTPFMASSKESRMNGQLQLPTNSGNDENKYSLFAVVNHQGTLESGHYTSFIRHHKDQWFKCDDAVITKASIKDVLDSEGYLLFYHKQVLEHESEKVKEMNTQAY, encoded by the coding sequence ATGTGTAAGGATTATGTATATGACAGAGACATTGAGCAAATTGCCAAAGAAGAGCAAGGAGAAGCTTTGAAATTACAGGCCTCCACCTCAACCGAGGTTTCTCACCAGCAGTGTTCAATGCCAGGACTCGGTGAGAAATATCCAACCTGGGAGACAACCAAACCCGAGTTAGAACTGCTGGGACACAACCCAAGGAGAAGAAGAATCACCTCCAGCTTTACCATCGGTTTAAGAGGACTAATCAATCTTGGCAACACGTGCTTTATGAACTGCATCGTCCAGGCCCTTACCCATACTCCGATCCTGAGAGATTTCTTCCTGTCCGACAGGCACAGATGTGAAATGCCAAGTCCTGAGTTGTGTCTGGTCTGTGAGATGTCTTCGCTTTTTCGGGAGTTGTATTCTGGAAACCCATCTCCTCACGTTCCTTATAAATTACTGCACCTGGTATGGATACACGCTCGTCACTTAGCAGGATACAGGCAACAGGATGCCCACGAGTTCCTCATTGCCGCGTTAGATGTCCTGCACAGGCACTGCAAAGGTGATGATGCCGGGAAGGCTGCCAACAATCCCAACCACTGTAACTGCATCATAGACCAAATCTTCACAGGTGGCCTGCAGTCTGATGTCACCTGTCAAGCCTGCCATGGCGTCTCCACCACCATAGACCCATGCTGGGACATCAGTTTGGACTTGCCGGGCTCTTGCACCTCCTTCTGGCCCATGAgcccagggagggagagcagtGTGAATGGGGAAAGCCACATACCAGGAATCACCACCCTCACAGACTGCTTGCGAAGGTTTACAAGGCCAGAGCACTTAGGTAGCAGTGCCAAAATCAAATGCGGTAGTTGCCAAAGCTACCAGGAATCTACCAAACAGCTCACGATGAATAAATTacctgttgttgcctgttttcaTTTCAAACGGTTTGAACACTCGGCCAAACAGAGGCGCAAGATCACTACATACATATCCTTTCCTCTGGAGCTGGATATGACACCATTTATGGCCTCGAGTAAAGAGAGCAGGATGAATGGACAGTTGCAGCTGCCAACCAATAGTGGAAACGATGAGAATAAGTATTCCTTGTTTGCTGTGGTTAATCACCAAGGAACCTTGGAGAGTGGCCACTACACCAGCTTCATCCGGCACCACAAGGACCAGTGGTTCAAGTGTGATGATGCCGTCATCACCAAGGCCAGTATTAAGGACGTTCTGGACAGTGAAGGGTATTTACTGTTCTATCACAAACAGGTCCTGGAACATGAGtcagaaaaagtgaaagaaatgaatacacaAGCCTACTGA